One Ignavibacterium sp. DNA segment encodes these proteins:
- a CDS encoding MFS transporter translates to MSENQTAQQTTETATAKSIIRELTQPFKDLFKASRALWGINLSYLLEGITYFGVVGYLVIYFTDFIKLDDIRAGQMVGFQTAGITLAMLFLGATVDWIGVRKSLLYSLGFMLIGRVFLTLVPDITSNTGLWSSAHLIAMLGLLGIILGYGIYQPACYAAVKQFTNEKTAAMGYAMLYAIMNLGGFLPGIIAPPIRQSFQNDREGMLAVMWVYVGLTVLGIIIVAVILTKKTIEKTILEVSVETKEKIEADKKEEEEKSSKEKILFYLKNFPIKDARFMYFIFILIPVQTLFAHNWLTLPVYYKRAFTGVVSDNFEFFTNFNPLLIFILTPMVAALTVKRDTYKMMILGTFVMAFPTFILTLGPTIFNVFAFLILMTIGEAMWQPRFLQWVAEIAPKGMTGIYMGIGQFPWFLTKVVTSLYSGWFLMTYAPDGIPPEQMNTETMWFIYGCIAMVSTIGLLLARKWMMKGFKVKHEG, encoded by the coding sequence ATGTCTGAAAATCAAACTGCACAACAAACAACAGAAACTGCAACGGCAAAAAGCATAATTAGAGAGTTAACTCAGCCATTTAAGGATTTATTTAAAGCTTCAAGAGCATTGTGGGGAATTAATCTATCCTATCTTTTAGAAGGAATAACTTACTTTGGTGTGGTTGGGTATCTGGTTATCTACTTTACAGATTTTATTAAACTGGATGATATCAGAGCCGGACAAATGGTTGGATTTCAAACAGCTGGTATTACACTTGCAATGTTATTCCTTGGCGCAACAGTAGATTGGATCGGTGTAAGAAAATCACTTCTGTACTCTTTGGGTTTTATGTTAATTGGAAGAGTATTCCTTACACTTGTACCCGATATTACTTCCAATACCGGATTATGGTCATCAGCGCATCTGATAGCAATGCTTGGTTTGTTAGGAATTATACTCGGTTATGGAATTTATCAGCCGGCATGTTATGCAGCAGTTAAACAGTTTACTAACGAAAAAACTGCTGCGATGGGTTATGCAATGTTATATGCAATCATGAATCTTGGCGGATTTCTTCCGGGAATTATTGCCCCGCCAATCAGACAATCTTTTCAGAACGATAGGGAAGGAATGCTTGCTGTTATGTGGGTGTATGTTGGACTAACTGTTTTGGGAATTATTATTGTTGCAGTAATTTTAACTAAAAAGACCATTGAAAAAACAATTCTTGAAGTAAGTGTTGAAACCAAAGAAAAAATAGAAGCAGATAAAAAAGAAGAAGAAGAGAAATCTTCCAAAGAGAAAATTCTTTTTTATCTTAAGAATTTTCCGATTAAAGATGCAAGATTTATGTATTTCATTTTTATACTTATTCCTGTTCAAACATTATTTGCACATAATTGGTTAACACTCCCAGTATATTATAAACGGGCGTTTACAGGAGTTGTATCTGATAATTTTGAATTCTTTACCAACTTCAATCCCTTATTAATTTTCATTCTTACTCCGATGGTTGCAGCATTAACAGTAAAACGCGATACTTATAAAATGATGATCTTGGGAACATTTGTAATGGCATTTCCAACATTCATTCTTACGTTAGGTCCAACAATTTTTAATGTTTTTGCCTTTTTGATTTTGATGACAATCGGAGAAGCAATGTGGCAGCCAAGATTTTTACAATGGGTTGCAGAAATTGCACCTAAAGGAATGACCGGTATTTATATGGGAATCGGTCAATTTCCCTGGTTCTTAACTAAAGTTGTAACCAGTTTGTATTCAGGCTGGTTCTTGATGACATACGCACCGGATGGCATACCGCCGGAACAAATGAATACAGAAACTATGTGGTTTATATACGGCTGTATTGCAATGGTTAGCACTATTGGATTATTATTAGCCCGTAAATGGATGATGAAAGGATTCAAGGTTAAACACGAAGGGTAA
- a CDS encoding sodium:proton antiporter, with the protein MEHTSNVEIPLLSILPFVLMLLSIALFPLFWNHFWEKNRNKLLVAIILSIPVLIYLLLNGFTHELEHAIIFDYVPFLILLGALFTITGGILLTGDIEAKPKINTLFLGIGAVLASFMGTTGAAMLLIRPVIQTNKERKYKIHTILFFIGIVANCGGLLTPLGDPPLFMMYLRGAPFTWFFHLVPEWFITNLLLLIIYFFVDSHYYKKEPHSAIVSDKTDIRPIKIEGKRNFIFLAGVVLAVAFINEQYLSFININPYFKFVREAFILLMAYLSLLFTPKLLRTSNNFTWHPIEEVAYLFLGIFITMVPALLYLEINAKHLGIQSVEQFYYYTGLLSSFLDNTPTAVTFHSLALGLGITEGTLVAGIPEILLKGISTASVFFGAMTYIGNGPNFMVKAVAEENNINMPDFFSYMFKFSIIILLPIFIIVQLLFI; encoded by the coding sequence ATGGAACACACATCAAATGTCGAAATACCATTGTTAAGTATTTTACCGTTCGTTTTAATGCTTTTATCAATTGCCCTTTTCCCTTTGTTCTGGAATCACTTTTGGGAAAAAAACCGTAACAAACTTTTGGTCGCTATTATTTTAAGCATTCCTGTTTTAATCTATTTACTGCTAAATGGATTTACACACGAACTAGAACATGCAATAATTTTCGATTATGTTCCGTTTTTAATTTTACTTGGTGCTTTATTTACTATAACCGGCGGAATACTTTTAACCGGTGATATTGAAGCTAAACCAAAAATTAATACTTTGTTTTTAGGAATAGGTGCTGTGCTTGCTTCATTTATGGGAACAACAGGTGCTGCGATGCTATTGATTCGTCCGGTCATCCAGACAAATAAAGAAAGAAAATACAAGATTCACACAATTTTATTCTTTATCGGTATTGTTGCCAACTGTGGCGGCTTATTAACTCCGCTTGGTGATCCGCCGCTGTTTATGATGTACTTAAGAGGAGCACCGTTTACATGGTTTTTTCATTTGGTACCTGAATGGTTCATTACAAATTTACTATTGCTTATTATTTACTTTTTTGTTGATTCTCATTACTATAAGAAAGAGCCACATTCAGCTATTGTCAGCGATAAAACAGATATCCGCCCGATAAAAATTGAAGGTAAAAGAAATTTTATTTTTTTAGCCGGAGTTGTTCTTGCAGTTGCTTTCATCAATGAGCAATATCTTTCATTCATAAACATTAATCCTTATTTCAAATTCGTTCGTGAGGCATTTATTCTATTAATGGCTTATCTGTCATTATTATTTACACCAAAACTTCTAAGGACTTCAAATAATTTTACCTGGCATCCGATAGAAGAGGTAGCTTATTTATTCCTCGGTATTTTTATAACGATGGTTCCGGCGCTGCTCTATCTTGAAATAAATGCAAAACATCTTGGAATCCAATCAGTTGAACAGTTTTATTATTATACCGGACTATTAAGCAGCTTTCTGGATAATACACCAACTGCTGTTACATTTCATTCGCTTGCATTAGGACTCGGAATAACAGAAGGAACTTTGGTTGCAGGAATTCCTGAAATTCTGTTAAAAGGAATTTCGACAGCCTCTGTATTTTTTGGTGCTATGACATACATAGGGAATGGACCTAATTTTATGGTAAAGGCTGTTGCAGAAGAAAACAATATTAACATGCCTGATTTTTTCAGTTATATGTTTAAGTTTTCTATTATTATCTTATTACCGATATTCATTATAGTTCAATTGCTGTTTATATAA
- a CDS encoding proline--tRNA ligase — translation MRLSKYFVPTLKEVPNDALVASHILMLRSGMVRMLSAGIYSFLPLGYRVIRKISEIIREEMDAIGGQEFHLPALNPKEVWEETNRVAAFGDTLFQVKNREYVLAPTHEEIMTFHARNVVKSYKDMPQIWYQIQTKFRNEPRPRSGVIRGRQFLMKDAYSFDTSWEGLDKSYDLHDKAYRKIFDRCGLKYFVVGASSGAMGGTGSEEFMVKSPAGEDTVAYCKSCGYAANVEVASSRVDGVERDSESKSVFEISTPNVKSIDELCEFLKIDETQCAKSRIYIHNEKPILVLMLGNDEVNETKLEKELGGAVRPAHPDELKEISGADAGSIGPVGFNGRIIADNRLKNANNMFSGANKNDFHIGGIDFIRDIQNVEYADLRIVKSGEGCPDCERLLEVFPAIELGHIFKLGTKYSDSMKALFTDEKGEEHPIIMGSYGIGVERVMACSIEQNHDANGIIWDKAIAPFLVHLIGLNLKKQDIVDTCEKIYNDLNQERIDVLFDDRDVTAGFKFNDADLLGMPIQIVVGEKKLKENKCEIKIRKTGERFDIVLNELQNKIKELLQ, via the coding sequence ATGAGATTAAGTAAATATTTTGTTCCAACACTTAAAGAAGTTCCTAATGATGCTTTAGTAGCAAGTCATATTTTAATGTTAAGATCAGGAATGGTCAGGATGCTTTCTGCAGGAATCTATTCTTTTCTTCCACTTGGATATCGTGTAATCAGAAAAATATCCGAAATTATCCGCGAAGAAATGGATGCAATTGGCGGACAGGAATTTCATCTGCCCGCACTTAATCCAAAAGAAGTTTGGGAAGAGACGAATCGTGTTGCTGCTTTTGGTGATACTTTATTTCAGGTAAAAAATCGTGAATATGTTTTAGCTCCAACCCATGAAGAGATTATGACTTTTCATGCACGCAATGTTGTTAAATCTTACAAAGATATGCCGCAGATCTGGTATCAGATACAGACTAAATTCAGAAATGAACCGAGACCAAGAAGCGGTGTTATCCGGGGGCGGCAATTTCTGATGAAAGATGCCTATAGTTTTGATACGAGCTGGGAAGGTTTGGATAAGTCCTATGATCTGCACGATAAAGCTTACAGAAAAATATTTGATCGCTGCGGATTAAAGTATTTTGTTGTTGGCGCATCAAGCGGTGCTATGGGTGGTACCGGCTCCGAAGAATTTATGGTTAAATCCCCGGCAGGTGAAGATACGGTTGCTTACTGCAAATCCTGTGGTTATGCAGCAAATGTGGAAGTTGCCAGCTCAAGAGTTGATGGAGTTGAAAGAGATAGTGAAAGTAAAAGTGTTTTTGAAATTTCTACACCAAATGTTAAAAGTATTGATGAGCTTTGTGAATTCTTAAAGATTGATGAAACACAATGCGCAAAATCAAGAATATATATCCACAACGAAAAACCAATTTTGGTTTTAATGCTCGGTAATGATGAAGTAAACGAAACTAAATTAGAGAAAGAGCTTGGTGGTGCTGTACGCCCGGCTCATCCTGATGAACTAAAAGAAATTTCAGGAGCTGATGCAGGTTCAATTGGTCCTGTTGGTTTTAATGGAAGAATAATAGCTGATAATCGTTTGAAGAATGCAAACAATATGTTCAGCGGCGCTAATAAAAATGATTTTCATATTGGCGGAATAGATTTTATTCGAGACATACAAAATGTTGAATACGCAGATTTAAGAATAGTAAAGTCAGGTGAAGGATGCCCCGATTGCGAAAGGCTGCTTGAAGTTTTTCCAGCGATTGAACTTGGGCATATATTTAAACTCGGTACTAAATACTCAGACTCAATGAAAGCTCTTTTTACAGATGAAAAAGGCGAAGAGCATCCGATAATTATGGGAAGCTACGGAATAGGCGTTGAGCGTGTTATGGCTTGTTCTATTGAACAGAATCACGATGCAAATGGAATTATCTGGGATAAAGCTATCGCACCGTTTCTTGTTCATTTAATTGGATTGAACTTAAAGAAGCAGGATATAGTTGATACCTGTGAAAAAATTTATAATGATCTTAATCAAGAAAGAATAGATGTTTTATTTGATGATCGCGATGTAACAGCTGGATTCAAATTTAATGATGCAGATCTGCTTGGTATGCCCATTCAGATAGTAGTAGGTGAAAAAAAGCTTAAGGAAAACAAATGTGAAATAAAGATAAGAAAAACGGGTGAGAGATTTGATATAGTGTTAAATGAGCTGCAAAATAAAATTAAAGAATTATTACAGTAA
- a CDS encoding HipA domain-containing protein encodes MLKPPVEQFPEMPEVEDLTMYPSELLGIKTAEHLLIKLRSGELAYISKRFDRLKSEKLHLEDMAQITEMLTARKYSSPMEKVGKAILKHSDYAGNDVIRFFQLTLFCFITGNADMHLKNFSLLKNLDGKIILSSAYDLLSTKILYKELIEQRLDRLK; translated from the coding sequence ATTTTAAAACCACCTGTTGAGCAATTTCCTGAGATGCCCGAAGTAGAGGATTTAACAATGTATCCTTCAGAATTATTAGGAATCAAAACAGCAGAACATTTATTGATCAAATTAAGATCTGGTGAACTTGCATATATCAGTAAAAGATTTGACAGGTTAAAATCTGAAAAACTTCATCTTGAAGATATGGCGCAAATAACCGAGATGCTAACAGCAAGAAAATACAGCAGTCCGATGGAAAAAGTTGGAAAAGCAATCTTAAAACACTCTGATTATGCTGGTAATGATGTAATAAGATTTTTTCAATTAACATTATTTTGCTTCATAACTGGCAATGCTGATATGCATTTAAAGAATTTTTCTTTATTAAAAAATTTAGATGGAAAGATAATACTTTCGTCTGCTTATGATTTACTATCAACAAAAATTCTTTACAAAGAATTGATTGAACAGAGATTGGATCGCTTAAAATAA
- a CDS encoding ATP-binding protein: protein MDSDIVLIAITDIDLLKILEKELATKKYTVLTAEPDQRLFDSISAKAPSALVLDINLINNNSRVELADRIKKIYDLPIIFLSDSPEEKIYEQARLINPTAFFSKPFDSKNITRAIELGINNHRFHKEIADIKNKYELVIRAANAGVYEIDPITLEIDADEQFIKIFGYTKTEVKELGWGSLMPIEDFNKKKELLSDLLHGKIGSYCIEHRVIKKNGEIAWAVSSGSLSKDSNGKSKIVGTLTDITERKIVEEKLKEYSEELKQRNSAKDKFFSIISHDLRNPFNSLLGFSELLANNIEDLTEQEIKDSAKSLNRTANHLFNLLTNLLEWSRLQTGNFLMEKTDFSLSTIINYILDVYSSPISEKQINIIKETDCEINLFADRNMIEAAIRNVISNAIKYSNIGGTIKVGCRINDNTAEVYVEDNAVGIAIEDQERLFKIDRQFSTEGTNCEKGTGFGLLLAKELLGKNDGSIKFTSTINVGSTFIISLPLTK, encoded by the coding sequence ATGGATTCTGATATAGTCCTGATTGCAATTACTGATATTGATTTATTAAAAATTCTCGAAAAAGAGTTAGCCACAAAAAAATATACAGTATTAACTGCTGAACCTGATCAGAGATTATTTGATTCTATTTCTGCTAAAGCACCTTCTGCTCTGGTATTAGATATAAATCTTATAAATAATAATTCAAGAGTTGAGCTTGCTGACAGAATAAAAAAGATATATGACCTGCCGATTATTTTTCTTTCCGATTCTCCTGAAGAAAAAATATATGAACAAGCCAGACTTATTAATCCAACAGCATTCTTTTCTAAACCTTTTGATTCTAAAAACATTACAAGAGCAATTGAGCTTGGTATTAACAATCACAGGTTCCATAAAGAGATTGCAGATATTAAGAACAAATATGAGCTAGTCATTAGAGCTGCTAATGCCGGAGTTTACGAAATTGATCCTATAACTTTGGAAATTGATGCGGATGAACAGTTTATCAAAATATTTGGATATACAAAAACTGAAGTTAAAGAGCTTGGCTGGGGCTCTTTAATGCCTATTGAAGATTTTAATAAAAAGAAAGAGCTTCTTAGTGATTTACTACATGGCAAAATTGGTTCATATTGTATTGAACATAGAGTTATTAAAAAAAATGGCGAAATTGCCTGGGCTGTTTCCAGCGGGTCTCTTTCAAAAGATTCTAACGGCAAATCAAAAATAGTTGGAACACTTACAGACATTACAGAGAGAAAAATTGTAGAAGAAAAATTAAAAGAATATTCGGAAGAACTTAAACAAAGAAATTCGGCAAAAGATAAATTCTTTTCTATTATATCGCACGACCTTCGGAATCCGTTTAATTCACTTTTAGGATTTTCTGAGCTGCTTGCCAATAATATTGAAGACCTTACTGAACAAGAAATAAAAGATTCCGCAAAGAGTCTTAACCGCACGGCAAATCATTTATTTAACCTGCTTACAAACTTGCTTGAGTGGTCGCGGCTACAGACAGGTAATTTCCTGATGGAGAAAACAGATTTTAGTTTAAGCACTATCATAAATTACATTCTTGATGTTTACTCTAGCCCAATTTCTGAAAAGCAAATAAACATTATTAAAGAAACCGATTGTGAAATAAATCTTTTTGCAGATAGAAATATGATTGAAGCTGCAATAAGAAATGTTATTTCAAATGCAATTAAATACAGCAATATTGGCGGAACAATAAAAGTTGGATGCAGAATTAATGATAATACTGCAGAGGTATATGTAGAAGATAATGCTGTTGGTATTGCGATTGAAGATCAGGAGAGATTATTTAAGATTGATAGACAGTTTTCAACTGAAGGTACTAACTGTGAAAAAGGAACCGGCTTTGGATTACTGCTTGCTAAAGAACTTTTAGGAAAAAACGACGGCTCTATAAAATTTACTAGCACAATAAATGTTGGTTCAACATTTATAATTTCATTGCCGCTTACTAAATAA
- the acnA gene encoding aconitate hydratase AcnA: protein MKYSKAKSLKEFSVNGTKYNYCSLKNLKTGDVNHLPFSIRILLENVLRNYDGFSITDEHVETLLKWTPEAVDKDIPFMPARILMQDFTGVPAVVDMASLRSEFVRHGKDGQKINPAIPVDLVIDHSVQVDYYGTDYAYDKNVELEFERNKERYELLKWAQKGLNNFTVVPPGMGICHQVNLEYLAKGVIARDGWLFPDTLVGTDSHTPMVNGIGVIAWGVGGIEAEAAMLGQPIFFTCPQVVGLKLTGDIPNECTATDLVLSIARLLRDTGVVGKFVEVFGDGLKHLTVTDRATIGNMSPEFGCTVTYFPIDDRTLEYMHSTNRSEEQIKIVEKYCKENLLWRTGNEDIKYSSIVELDLSTLEPTVSGPKRPQDKILVKNLEKKFKEILKTEFSREYQPKNERAEYAMLIEGGSGTEFTLGKVPISGETHSQVILDGSHLHSVRIKESNREFVLSDGSIVIAAITSCTNTSNPAVMVGAGLLARNAIEKGLRTKSWVKTSLAPGSKVVTKYLERSGLNVDLEALRFHTVGYGCTSCIGNSGPLPPAIATAVDKGELIVASVLSGNRNFEARVHPQVKMNFLMSPMLVVAYALAGRVDIDLINDPIDFDPNGLPVYLKDIWPSRDEIQKTISDCMKQDDFQEVYDVIFNGSADWKNLKVNLDQNFEWDLNSTYIREAPFFENLKATPDPVTDIKDAKVLLYLGDSVTTDHISPAGSFKETSAAGNYLISKGISKGDFNSYGSRRGNHEVMMRGTFANVRIKNKIADKEGGFSRYLPTGEVKNVFDTAMEYKKDNTPLIILAGKEYGSGSSRDWAAKGTFLLGVKAVIAESFERIHRSNLVGMGVAPLVFTDGQNAVSLGLDGTETFSINGLADNLKPHKILDVKAIHSSGKETKFKVEARLDSAIEIEYYKNQGILQYVLREYLKNN from the coding sequence ATGAAGTATTCAAAAGCAAAATCGTTAAAAGAGTTTTCAGTTAACGGAACAAAGTATAATTACTGTTCCTTGAAAAATCTTAAAACAGGGGATGTAAATCATTTACCATTCAGTATTCGAATTCTTTTAGAAAATGTGCTTAGAAATTATGACGGGTTTAGCATAACAGATGAACACGTAGAAACATTGTTAAAATGGACCCCAGAAGCGGTTGATAAAGATATTCCTTTTATGCCCGCACGAATTTTAATGCAGGATTTTACAGGAGTGCCGGCTGTTGTTGATATGGCTTCTTTACGTTCTGAGTTTGTACGACATGGAAAAGATGGACAGAAAATTAATCCAGCCATACCCGTTGATTTAGTGATTGATCATTCAGTCCAGGTGGATTATTACGGAACTGATTATGCATACGATAAAAATGTTGAGCTGGAATTTGAAAGAAACAAAGAGCGTTACGAGCTGTTAAAATGGGCACAAAAAGGATTAAACAATTTTACTGTTGTTCCTCCGGGAATGGGGATCTGTCATCAGGTAAATTTAGAATATCTTGCTAAAGGTGTTATTGCAAGAGATGGCTGGCTCTTTCCAGATACTTTAGTTGGTACCGATTCACATACGCCGATGGTTAATGGTATCGGTGTTATTGCCTGGGGTGTTGGCGGTATAGAAGCAGAAGCTGCAATGCTTGGTCAGCCGATTTTCTTTACTTGTCCGCAGGTAGTTGGTTTAAAACTTACCGGTGATATTCCAAATGAATGCACCGCTACTGATTTGGTGCTTTCAATTGCAAGACTTCTTCGGGATACCGGTGTAGTTGGAAAGTTTGTTGAAGTTTTTGGAGACGGCTTAAAACATCTGACAGTTACTGATCGTGCTACTATTGGTAATATGTCGCCTGAGTTCGGCTGCACGGTAACTTATTTTCCTATTGATGATAGAACTTTAGAGTATATGCATTCTACCAACCGTTCTGAAGAGCAAATAAAAATTGTAGAAAAATATTGCAAGGAAAATCTTCTTTGGAGAACCGGAAATGAAGACATCAAATATTCTTCAATAGTTGAGCTGGATTTATCAACATTAGAGCCAACGGTTTCCGGACCTAAACGACCACAAGATAAAATACTTGTTAAAAATTTAGAGAAAAAATTTAAAGAGATTTTAAAAACTGAGTTCAGCCGCGAATATCAGCCTAAGAATGAAAGAGCTGAATATGCAATGCTCATTGAAGGCGGTTCAGGTACAGAGTTTACTTTGGGTAAAGTACCAATCAGCGGAGAAACACATTCACAAGTTATTCTTGACGGCAGCCATCTTCACTCGGTAAGGATAAAAGAATCGAACAGAGAATTTGTTCTTAGCGATGGCAGTATTGTAATTGCAGCGATAACAAGCTGTACAAATACTTCTAATCCTGCGGTAATGGTTGGAGCGGGGTTGCTTGCAAGAAATGCTATCGAAAAAGGATTGAGAACCAAATCCTGGGTAAAAACTTCTTTAGCTCCGGGATCAAAAGTTGTTACCAAATATTTAGAGCGCTCGGGTTTGAATGTTGATCTTGAAGCTTTACGTTTTCATACTGTTGGTTATGGCTGTACATCTTGTATTGGTAATTCAGGACCGCTTCCACCTGCTATAGCTACAGCAGTTGATAAGGGTGAATTGATTGTTGCTTCTGTTCTATCAGGAAACCGTAACTTTGAAGCAAGAGTTCATCCACAGGTAAAAATGAATTTTTTAATGTCTCCAATGCTTGTAGTTGCTTATGCTTTAGCAGGCAGGGTAGATATAGATTTAATTAATGATCCAATTGACTTTGATCCAAATGGTCTGCCAGTTTATCTCAAAGATATTTGGCCTTCAAGAGATGAAATTCAAAAGACTATCAGTGACTGTATGAAGCAAGATGATTTTCAGGAAGTGTATGATGTTATTTTTAACGGCTCAGCAGATTGGAAAAATCTGAAGGTTAATCTTGATCAGAATTTTGAATGGGATCTGAACTCAACTTATATCAGGGAAGCCCCGTTCTTCGAAAATTTAAAAGCCACACCTGACCCCGTTACGGATATTAAAGATGCAAAAGTACTTTTGTATTTAGGAGATTCTGTTACAACCGATCATATTTCACCTGCCGGATCTTTTAAAGAAACTTCAGCCGCAGGTAATTATTTAATCAGCAAAGGAATTTCTAAAGGAGATTTTAATTCTTACGGTTCCAGAAGAGGAAATCACGAAGTAATGATGCGTGGTACATTTGCAAATGTAAGAATTAAAAATAAAATTGCCGATAAAGAAGGCGGCTTCAGCCGATATCTTCCAACAGGTGAAGTAAAAAATGTTTTTGATACTGCGATGGAATACAAAAAAGATAATACGCCGTTAATTATTCTTGCCGGTAAAGAATATGGTTCGGGGTCTTCACGTGACTGGGCGGCAAAAGGAACTTTTCTATTGGGGGTAAAAGCAGTTATTGCGGAAAGTTTCGAGCGTATCCACCGAAGTAATCTTGTAGGAATGGGTGTTGCACCATTAGTGTTCACAGATGGTCAGAATGCTGTATCATTAGGTTTAGATGGTACTGAAACTTTTAGTATAAATGGTTTAGCTGATAATTTAAAACCACATAAAATTTTAGATGTAAAAGCAATTCATTCTTCGGGAAAGGAAACTAAATTTAAAGTTGAGGCAAGATTAGATTCAGCAATAGAAATAGAATATTATAAGAATCAGGGTATTTTACAGTATGTGCTAAGAGAGTATTTGAAGAATAATTAA
- a CDS encoding inorganic diphosphatase, with product MNLQSFNPWHNVSPGKDVPKTVNGIIEIPKGSKGKYELDKESGLLRLDRVLYSSVHYPANYGFIPQTYCDDKDPLDILVICSIDVDPLCIIESKVIGVMHMLDDNEQDDKIIAVANNDMAVNYINDISELPPHTVIELRRFFEDYKKLEHKQVVVEQFIGKEEAYRIVNEAVELYTKEKNNLIK from the coding sequence ATGAATCTACAATCATTTAATCCATGGCATAATGTTAGTCCCGGCAAAGATGTGCCAAAAACAGTAAACGGAATAATTGAAATTCCAAAAGGCTCAAAGGGAAAATATGAATTGGATAAAGAAAGCGGTTTATTAAGATTGGACAGAGTCCTTTATTCGTCTGTACATTATCCTGCAAATTATGGTTTCATTCCTCAAACTTATTGTGATGATAAAGATCCTTTAGATATTCTGGTAATATGCTCAATTGATGTTGACCCTTTATGCATTATCGAGTCAAAGGTTATCGGTGTAATGCATATGCTTGATGATAACGAGCAGGATGATAAAATAATAGCTGTTGCAAATAATGACATGGCGGTTAATTATATAAATGATATTTCAGAATTACCTCCGCATACAGTTATTGAGTTAAGAAGATTTTTTGAGGACTATAAAAAACTTGAACACAAGCAGGTTGTTGTAGAACAGTTTATCGGCAAAGAAGAAGCATATAGAATTGTTAATGAAGCTGTAGAACTATATACGAAAGAAAAAAACAATCTGATTAAATAA
- a CDS encoding pyridoxal-phosphate dependent enzyme, producing MNLLNPNTPLIEIFDDLFTKKQIRVFVKREDLTDQYISGNKWYKLKYNLIEAEKLGFRTLLTFGGAFSNHIHAAAAAGKKFGFKTIGVIRGEEHLPLNPTLSFANENGMYLEYIDRASYRKKYDHELIQKWKNKHGDFYLIPEGGSNHLAVKGCAEIISSINIKFDYVCSACGTGGTLAGLILGLNKNAFALGFSVLKSGEFLNQNISSFLKYFDADDFKNWKINLDFHFGGYAKVTKELIEFCNIFLKKHNITIEPIYTGKMFYGLFDLIKRDYFPTNSSIIAIHTGGLQGLEGLKFRKKI from the coding sequence ATGAATTTATTAAATCCCAATACACCTTTAATAGAAATATTTGATGATCTCTTTACAAAAAAGCAAATTCGAGTTTTTGTAAAGCGTGAAGATCTTACAGATCAGTATATCTCTGGTAATAAGTGGTATAAACTAAAATATAATTTGATTGAAGCTGAGAAACTTGGCTTTAGAACTCTTCTTACATTTGGTGGTGCTTTCTCAAATCATATTCACGCCGCAGCAGCCGCAGGGAAAAAATTTGGTTTCAAAACTATCGGAGTTATAAGAGGAGAAGAGCATCTGCCGTTAAATCCTACCCTGTCATTTGCTAATGAAAATGGAATGTATCTTGAATACATTGATAGAGCATCTTACAGAAAAAAATATGATCATGAATTAATCCAAAAATGGAAAAATAAGCATGGTGATTTTTATTTAATCCCCGAGGGCGGATCAAATCATTTGGCTGTAAAAGGATGTGCTGAAATAATATCATCAATAAATATAAAGTTTGATTATGTATGCTCTGCCTGCGGTACCGGAGGGACATTAGCAGGTTTAATACTGGGTCTTAATAAAAATGCATTTGCATTAGGCTTTTCTGTACTAAAAAGCGGTGAGTTTTTGAATCAAAATATCAGCTCTTTTCTAAAATACTTTGATGCTGATGATTTTAAGAACTGGAAGATAAATTTGGATTTTCATTTTGGCGGATATGCAAAGGTAACTAAAGAACTTATTGAGTTCTGCAATATTTTTTTGAAAAAACATAATATAACTATCGAACCAATTTATACCGGTAAAATGTTTTATGGATTATTTGATCTGATTAAAAGAGATTATTTCCCAACGAATTCTTCAATTATCGCAATTCATACAGGCGGATTACAGGGGTTGGAAGGCTTAAAATTCAGAAAGAAGATATAA